The genomic region GAAATCTGAGGGGCTTTGTTGGAGAGGCATGACTTTGACTCTCAGAATGGCGGAGAAGTAAGTCCCTATGGACCTTTACCAGCAGAACTTGCTGGAAATCTGTCCTTTTGAAGTTGCCAAAAACTACCCTCTAGGATACTTGGGGAAAGCTCTTCACAAGGAGTTGTTTCACTAGAGGCACTTTGCCATATGACAGCCTGAAAAGGGTTACTGAGGGAAGCTCCTAGCTGCTGGCTGCTGTCCATTGTAGGAGCTAGGATAGAGGGAAACTGCTTATCCTGTAGGAACCTGCTAGGCAAGCACAATGGGACCTGGAAGTGAAATGCTTTCTTCCTACAATGTATCTCTTGTGTCCTCTGTGGATAAAGCTTGACATCATGCATGctggcaaaggaaaaatatttaaagggccCAGGTTCATTTTCACACAGCGGGCAAAAAGGGTAAATTTGGAGCTGATAATCAATTAATCGATAACCAGCATATAGATGGAATGGATGTTTAATTCTAAATCctcagaaaacaggaagaagaTGGCAAATGGACAGAGATCTAAGGAAcctcaaaaataagtaagacaATTTTACAAATCATTACAGGCCTATTCTTAGCAATACACTACTCACCAGACgcctcctctgccttctcctcaATTGCACATATTACCCGAGACGTAAACTACGGCTGGATTACTCGCTACCTCCACGCCAATGGTGCCTCTATACTCTTCATCTGCCTTTTCCTACACATGGGCCGAGGCCTCTACTATGGCTCGTATCTCCTCCTAGAAACCTGAAACATTGGCATTATACTCCTTCTTATAACCATAACAACAGCTTTCATGGGCTATGTCCTCCCATGAGGccaaaaaaatgaagttggacctTACGTcaataccaaaattaactcaaaatggatcaaagacctaaacataagagctaaaactataaaactcttaaaagaaaacttaGAGTAAATcctcatgaccttggatttggcggtagattcttagacatgacaccaaaatcacaggcaaaaaagaaaaaacagataaattagactttatcaaaattaaaaacttttatgcatCAAAGGACGCtattaacagagtgaaaaggctACCCactaatggaagaaaatatttgcaaaaatatatctgataagggattaatatccaaaatatatgaagaacttttacaactcaacaacaaaaaagcaaatggcCCAATTATAAAATGGGCAGGGGacttgaatacacatttctccaaagaaggtgtacaaatggtcaataagcacatgaaaagatgctcagcatcactaagctgtaaaggaaatataaatcaaaacaatgagataacacttcacactcattaggatgaacatacacacacagtaacAAGTTTAAGTAAGAATATGGAGAGATTGAAACTCTTGTGCTTTGCCGGTGGAAATTTAAAATGGTTcagtgctttggaaaacagtatggcagtcccttaaaaagttaaatattgtcACTGTGCAAGCACCATAGAATTACCAGTGATCCAGCAGTCCTGCTTCTGAATGTTTACCCAAAAGCATTGAAGGCAGGGGCTTGaatagatatttgtacacccacattcatagcagctttattcacgaTAGTTAAAAGGTAGAGACAACCCAAGCgtccatcgacagatgaatggatggacaaaATGTGATTTTTACGTACCACATATTGTAGGCTGCCATACAGTGCTACGCACAtaaaattgtcttttcatttaattttaacacAATAATATTATTTGGACtcagaaggaaattctgacacatgctacaatatggatgaaccatAAATATATGGTAAGTGAGAtaagtgcagtgagctgagattatgtcacGGCACAAACAAATACTGTTTGACTCTACTCATGTGAGGTACTTAAAGTAGTCACATTGATGGAGACACAAAGTAGAATGCTGGTTGgcagtggaggagggagagaggaatggggagttagtgtttattGGGTGCAGCCTTTCAGTTGGGGAAGAtcagaaagttctggagatagatggtggtggttgcacaacaatatAAATCTACTTAATGCTATAGAATTGTGTACtgaaaaatggctaaaatggtaacTTCATGTATATttaaccacaattttaaaaaaaggaaactgctAAAGAATATTTATAGTATGATCTTAAACCTCAGCACTAGAAAAGATAAGATTAACGgggaactttattttttaaaattttaattaaacaaatttttttgagacagtcttgctctgttgcccaggctagaaagccgtggtacaatctcagctcactgcagcttccacctcctggactcaagccatcctcccacttcagcctgtcaagtagctgggaccacagctgtgcgccaccacacctggctaatttttagtatttcttatagaCCCGGggtctccttgtgttgcccaggctggtctcaacctcttgagctcaagcagtcttcccaccttgtcttcccaaagtgctgagattacaggagtgagtcactgtgcctggccagaattttatttcttatttatgtacttcaaaatataattttgtcgGTCCCATTACTTCGACCTCTGCCGCCGCCGGTGCCGCAGCCACCTCtcgggaagagaggaagagggagaggagcccACGTCACCTGTCACCCAGTATCTCCAGCCGCGCGGTCCCGAAGAGTGTAAGATGTTCGCCTGCGCCAAGCTCGCCTGCACGCCCGCTCTGATCCGAGCTGGATCCAGAGTTGCATACAGACCAATTTCTGCATCAGTGTTATCTCGACCAGAGGCTAGGACTGGAGAGGGCTCTACGGTATTTAATGGGGCCCAGAATGGTGTGTCTCAGCTAATCCAaagggagtttcagaccagtgcAATCAGCAGAGACATTGATACTGCTGCCAAATTTATTGGTGCAGGTGCTGCAACAGTAGGAGTGGCTGGTTCTGGTGCTGGTATTGGAACAGTCTTTGGCAGCCTTATCATTGGTTATGCCAGAAACCCTTCGCTGAAGCAGCAGCTGTTCTCATATGCTATCCTGGGATTTGCCTTGTCTGAAGCTATGGGTCTCTTTTGTTTGATGgttgctttcttgattttgtttgccatgtaacaaattactactTGACATGTTGGCATTCTTATTAATTACGGATGTAATTCTGTGTATCTTACTGTGACTCCGAAAACTGTAGTATTGGTGTCATGGAAATGTACGTTATTTCCAAAGTCATTTCATTaaagatgaaaactaaaaaaaaaaaaaatatatatatatatatataattttgtcatcatgattgaattttattttattttttaaatgcaagaagAAAGCGGATTTGTAAAGGAAATTGAAAGAACTGAGGGTGTTAGCCAAACAGGAATTGATGACAGCAGAATGGACTGTCTAGTTGTATGAAGCATACGTTGTCATACCTGGGCTGTATGATACGGCCTTTTGTTCTGAGGCTGCACATCTGTACAGCATGTGGCTGTACTGAATACtttaggcaattgtaacacaatgtatctaaacatggaaaaggtacAGCAGAAATACagtgtaaaagataaaaatgatacaCAGGTATAGGGCACTTATGAATGCAgcctgcaggactggaagttgctgtggatgagtcagtgagtgagtggatgtGAAGGCCTCGGGCATTAGTGTACACTACTGATGACTTTAtcaacactgtacacttaggctacactaaatttgtacaaaattatttttctttaacaa from Macaca thibetana thibetana isolate TM-01 chromosome 10, ASM2454274v1, whole genome shotgun sequence harbors:
- the LOC126963773 gene encoding ATP synthase F(0) complex subunit C3, mitochondrial; protein product: MFACAKLACTPALIRAGSRVAYRPISASVLSRPEARTGEGSTVFNGAQNGVSQLIQREFQTSAISRDIDTAAKFIGAGAATVGVAGSGAGIGTVFGSLIIGYARNPSLKQQLFSYAILGFALSEAMGLFCLMVAFLILFAM